The Canis aureus isolate CA01 chromosome 24, VMU_Caureus_v.1.0, whole genome shotgun sequence genome includes a window with the following:
- the PRSS51 gene encoding serine protease-like protein 51 isoform X1 — MLQLLIPLLMMFKGHVLEEPDKVQCGHRPAFSNSSSLKFRELFEVQEGEFPWQVSIQMSRKHLCGGSIIHPWWVLTAAHCFPRILLEMTLENVTVVMGIRRFSDVHLERKQVQKIIIHKDYTPSHLDSDLSLLLLATPVQFNNFKMPICLQKEESIWDRCWMAEWVAAYEYDQHDNLNMYLQKLRLMQISWRECSKRVDQLSRNMVCAWKEPGTKGDCQGDSGAPMVCTIHGTQKLFQVGVFSWGIRSGFRGRPGMFVSVAQFIPWIQEETEKEGKAYIISGAWRSSLLHVPWYPLLLGLGFSNVAFYHVY; from the exons acAAAGTTCAATGTGGCCACCGACCTGCCTTTTCAAACTCATCATCGTTAAAATTTCGTGAACTGTTTGAAGTCCAGGAAGGTGAGTTCCCATGGCAAGTGAGTATCCAGATGTCACGGAAACACCTCTGTGGAGGCTCAATCATACATCCGTGGTGGGTTTTGACAGCTGCACATTGCTTCCCAAGAATCCT gtTAGAAATGACATTGGAAAATGTTACTGTGGTCATGGGAATCAGAAGATTCAGCGATGTCCACTTGGAGAGAAAACAAGTGCAGAAGATAATTATTCACAAAGATTATACACCATCCCACCTTGACAGTGATCTTTCCTTGCTCCTGCTTGCTACACCAGTACAATTCAATAACTTCAAAATGCCCATCTGTCTGCAGAAGGAGGAAAGTATCTGGGACCGGTGTTGGATGGCAGAGTGGGTGGCAGCTTATGAGTATG ACCAACATGACAACTTAAACATGTACCTGCAGAAGCTGAGATTGATGCAGATTAGTTGGAGAGAATGCAGCAAGAGGGTAGACCAACTCTCTAGGAACATGGTTTGTGCTTGGAAAGAACCAGGGACCAAAGGCGATTGCCAG GGAGACAGTGGGGCACCTATGGTCTGTACTATCCATGGAACCCAGAAGCTCTTCCAAGTGGGTGTCTTCAGTTGGGGCATAAGATCTGGCTTCAGGGGGAGGCCTGGTATGTTTGTGTCTGTGGCTCAATTTATTCCATGGATCCAAGAGGAGAcggaaaaagaagggaaagccTACATCATCTCAGGAGCCTGGAGAAGCTCCCTGCTTCACGTTCCGTGGTACCCCTTATTATTGGGCTTGGGGTTCTCAAATGTTGCTTTCTACCATGTTTACTAG
- the PRSS51 gene encoding serine protease-like protein 51 isoform X2 has product MLQLLIPLLMMFKGHVLEEPDKVQCGHRPAFSNSSSLKFRELFEVQEEMTLENVTVVMGIRRFSDVHLERKQVQKIIIHKDYTPSHLDSDLSLLLLATPVQFNNFKMPICLQKEESIWDRCWMAEWVAAYEYDQHDNLNMYLQKLRLMQISWRECSKRVDQLSRNMVCAWKEPGTKGDCQGDSGAPMVCTIHGTQKLFQVGVFSWGIRSGFRGRPGMFVSVAQFIPWIQEETEKEGKAYIISGAWRSSLLHVPWYPLLLGLGFSNVAFYHVY; this is encoded by the exons acAAAGTTCAATGTGGCCACCGACCTGCCTTTTCAAACTCATCATCGTTAAAATTTCGTGAACTGTTTGAAGTCCAGGAAG AAATGACATTGGAAAATGTTACTGTGGTCATGGGAATCAGAAGATTCAGCGATGTCCACTTGGAGAGAAAACAAGTGCAGAAGATAATTATTCACAAAGATTATACACCATCCCACCTTGACAGTGATCTTTCCTTGCTCCTGCTTGCTACACCAGTACAATTCAATAACTTCAAAATGCCCATCTGTCTGCAGAAGGAGGAAAGTATCTGGGACCGGTGTTGGATGGCAGAGTGGGTGGCAGCTTATGAGTATG ACCAACATGACAACTTAAACATGTACCTGCAGAAGCTGAGATTGATGCAGATTAGTTGGAGAGAATGCAGCAAGAGGGTAGACCAACTCTCTAGGAACATGGTTTGTGCTTGGAAAGAACCAGGGACCAAAGGCGATTGCCAG GGAGACAGTGGGGCACCTATGGTCTGTACTATCCATGGAACCCAGAAGCTCTTCCAAGTGGGTGTCTTCAGTTGGGGCATAAGATCTGGCTTCAGGGGGAGGCCTGGTATGTTTGTGTCTGTGGCTCAATTTATTCCATGGATCCAAGAGGAGAcggaaaaagaagggaaagccTACATCATCTCAGGAGCCTGGAGAAGCTCCCTGCTTCACGTTCCGTGGTACCCCTTATTATTGGGCTTGGGGTTCTCAAATGTTGCTTTCTACCATGTTTACTAG